One genomic region from Sulfurimonas sp. encodes:
- a CDS encoding prepilin peptidase, whose amino-acid sequence MLLALSIIDFRYKMVPDSLNLLAIFFAIFGAWNLDGIFVNFQNALLFAGGFTLLRFTLSYYLTSSIYRAGLKTKTTWNKHYDRAPFIEAMGEGDIMVAATMGALLGAKLTLVAIFLSAILALPIMLLMLNKSAEQQRVPFVPFLALATFIVFIYDSPILSYIEANY is encoded by the coding sequence ATGCTTTTAGCCTTGTCTATCATTGATTTTAGATACAAAATGGTTCCAGATTCCTTAAACCTTCTAGCTATCTTTTTTGCTATTTTTGGAGCATGGAACTTGGATGGAATTTTTGTAAATTTTCAAAATGCTCTACTTTTTGCAGGAGGTTTTACACTTTTAAGATTTACACTTTCTTACTACTTAACATCTAGCATTTACAGAGCAGGACTAAAAACAAAAACGACATGGAATAAACATTATGACAGAGCACCCTTTATCGAAGCAATGGGAGAAGGCGACATAATGGTCGCGGCAACTATGGGAGCTTTACTTGGTGCAAAACTAACGCTTGTGGCAATATTTTTATCTGCCATTTTAGCCTTACCCATAATGCTACTTATGCTAAACAAATCAGCCGAACAACAAAGGGTTCCTTTTGTTCCTTTTTTAGCACTAGCCACTTTTATAGTTTTTATCTACGATTCACCAATACTTTCATACATTGAGGCAAATTATTAA